A stretch of Thermomicrobium roseum DSM 5159 DNA encodes these proteins:
- a CDS encoding sensor histidine kinase, translating to MSIRLRLTLLYSGILVCTLVIFSVVLYVLVARFSLQWQERALAEEAAQIVTQGEFRLTVIRTPQGKVAIPQTFVQTRDLSGQVISRSINLNGYELPLSSQGLTALTNGQATGWLEIVRTDNGRLLVYSRTVTANGQPVGILQVARPLADLDQALAMLRRYLTVGTVVSTITAFFVGWVLAGASLRPINRITQIAREIGQARDFSRRVDYDGPNDEIGALVTTLNEMLTELQAAYQQVEHALQAQRRFVADASHELRTPLTTLRGNVELLQREPPLPLEEQRAILADVAAEIERMIRLVRELLTLARADAGLRPRLEPVQLGSLVEDAVRQAQLLRPRPVARVRVERDVVVRADRDLLYQVLLILLDNALKYTPEDGMVEATVVVEQGRAGIAVRDTGIGIDPAIMPHIFERFFRGDSARSGEGTGLGLAIAKSLLEAMRGEIRVVSRPGEGSIFTVLLPVEPASAEGEAQAAPSLVSPA from the coding sequence ATGTCGATCCGGCTGCGTTTGACGCTGCTCTACAGTGGGATCCTGGTCTGCACGCTGGTGATCTTTAGCGTCGTGCTCTACGTGCTGGTTGCCCGCTTCAGTCTGCAATGGCAAGAGCGAGCACTGGCCGAGGAAGCGGCCCAGATCGTCACGCAAGGTGAGTTTCGCCTGACGGTGATTCGGACGCCGCAGGGCAAGGTGGCGATACCGCAAACCTTCGTGCAGACGCGCGATCTTTCCGGGCAAGTGATCTCGCGCTCGATCAACTTGAACGGTTACGAATTGCCGCTCAGCAGTCAGGGCCTCACAGCTCTGACGAACGGACAGGCGACCGGCTGGTTGGAGATCGTGCGGACCGACAATGGGCGCCTGCTCGTGTACAGTCGGACGGTCACGGCCAACGGCCAGCCGGTCGGCATTCTGCAGGTGGCGCGACCGCTCGCCGATCTCGATCAAGCGCTCGCGATGCTGCGCCGCTACTTGACGGTCGGCACCGTGGTGTCAACGATCACTGCCTTTTTCGTCGGCTGGGTATTGGCTGGCGCGAGCCTGCGGCCGATCAATCGGATCACACAGATCGCTCGGGAAATCGGGCAGGCGCGTGACTTCAGCCGACGAGTGGACTACGACGGACCGAACGACGAGATCGGTGCGCTGGTGACGACACTGAACGAGATGCTGACCGAGCTCCAGGCGGCCTATCAGCAAGTCGAGCATGCCCTGCAAGCACAGCGCCGGTTCGTGGCGGATGCCTCTCACGAGCTGCGTACACCACTGACCACCTTACGGGGGAACGTCGAACTCTTGCAACGGGAGCCCCCGCTTCCTCTCGAGGAACAGCGAGCGATCCTGGCGGACGTCGCGGCGGAGATCGAACGGATGATTCGGCTGGTCCGCGAACTGTTGACGCTGGCGCGAGCCGACGCTGGTCTCCGCCCACGGCTGGAGCCGGTGCAGCTGGGGTCGCTCGTGGAGGATGCAGTTCGGCAAGCGCAACTCTTGCGACCGCGACCGGTCGCCAGGGTGCGAGTGGAGCGCGACGTCGTCGTGCGGGCTGATCGGGATCTCCTCTATCAGGTGCTGTTGATCCTTCTGGACAACGCGCTGAAGTACACGCCGGAGGACGGCATGGTGGAGGCGACGGTCGTCGTGGAGCAGGGTCGCGCGGGTATCGCGGTCCGAGATACGGGGATCGGCATCGACCCCGCGATCATGCCGCACATCTTCGAGCGTTTCTTCCGCGGCGACAGTGCCCGGAGTGGCGAGGGGACCGGCCTGGGACTCGCGATCGCGAAATCGCTGTTGGAGGCGATGCGCGGCGAAATTCGCGTGGTGAGTCGACCCGGCGAGGGGAGCATCTTCACGGTATTGCTCCCGGTCGAACCAGCGAGCGCGGAAGGCGAAGCTCAAGCGGCGCCAAGCCTCGTGTCTCCCGCGTAG
- a CDS encoding response regulator transcription factor: MTHVLVVDDDTRLVEMLRRTLSYEGFTVSVAQSGDEALRLVAERRPDLIVLDWLLPGMDGLAVVQRLRAAGDGTPILMLTARDAVEDRVLGLDSGADDYLVKPFAPAELLARIRALLRRVEPASDEKPLVFADLVLDPVTRETRRGDRSFRLSPREFDLLSYFMRHPRRVLTRNQILLAVWGHDFDGYDSVLDVYIGYLRQKLEAGGEPRLIHTVRGVGYVLRES, encoded by the coding sequence ATGACGCACGTGCTGGTGGTGGATGACGACACGCGACTAGTGGAGATGCTGCGGCGAACGCTGTCGTACGAGGGTTTCACGGTGAGCGTTGCGCAGTCGGGCGATGAGGCGTTGCGCCTGGTGGCGGAGCGGCGACCGGATCTGATCGTGCTCGACTGGTTATTGCCGGGAATGGACGGGTTGGCGGTAGTCCAGCGCTTGCGAGCGGCTGGTGATGGCACGCCGATCCTGATGCTGACGGCGCGGGACGCGGTGGAAGACCGCGTTCTGGGGTTGGACAGCGGAGCCGACGACTATCTGGTCAAGCCGTTCGCACCAGCTGAGCTTCTCGCGCGCATTCGGGCTCTTCTGCGTCGAGTCGAACCGGCTAGCGACGAGAAGCCCCTCGTCTTCGCTGATTTGGTCTTGGACCCGGTGACGCGGGAGACGCGGCGCGGTGACCGCTCGTTCCGCTTGAGCCCGCGCGAGTTCGATCTGCTCTCGTACTTCATGCGGCATCCTCGCCGCGTGTTGACGCGGAATCAGATCCTGCTGGCAGTGTGGGGACACGACTTCGACGGATACGATAGCGTGCTCGATGTCTACATCGGCTATCTCCGACAGAAGCTGGAGGCCGGTGGGGAGCCCCGACTGATCCATACCGTCCGGGGTGTGGGCTATGTGTTGCGGGAGTCCTGA
- a CDS encoding YceI family protein, translated as MRTQHRLGALFERMAIIAAIAALLLAACGGSAAPTATPLPATPLAPSPTPMPTALIPGPVDTPTAVSTASPTPTRAMMATPATGSEASAGLIFRIVPEQSEARYRVREQLLGRSLPNDAVGSTRAIEGRIVFMADGAIDSAQSRVTVDLTTLRSDEARRDNYIKQNTLEVARFPKAEFQPTAARGLPWPLPQSGEFSFQLEGNLTVHGVTKPVVWDVRATVDGSRITGTATTTVTFADFGMTQPRVPIVLSVEETITLELDFTVEPQS; from the coding sequence GTGAGGACGCAGCACCGATTGGGTGCACTGTTCGAAAGAATGGCGATCATCGCAGCGATCGCCGCGCTGTTGCTCGCGGCGTGTGGAGGAAGCGCTGCTCCCACGGCGACTCCCCTCCCCGCCACACCGCTGGCCCCCTCACCCACCCCGATGCCCACTGCCTTGATCCCGGGCCCGGTCGACACGCCGACGGCCGTCTCCACCGCCAGCCCGACCCCGACGCGCGCAATGATGGCAACACCTGCTACTGGTAGTGAAGCCAGTGCTGGTCTGATTTTCCGCATCGTGCCTGAACAGAGCGAGGCGCGCTATCGGGTGCGCGAGCAACTGCTGGGCCGATCTCTGCCCAACGACGCGGTAGGTAGCACGCGGGCGATCGAGGGACGCATCGTGTTCATGGCCGACGGAGCCATCGACAGCGCGCAGTCGCGCGTGACGGTCGATCTCACGACGCTGCGGAGCGACGAGGCGCGTCGTGACAATTACATCAAACAGAACACGCTCGAGGTCGCTCGTTTTCCCAAGGCTGAATTCCAGCCCACCGCTGCCCGCGGGCTCCCGTGGCCGTTGCCCCAGAGTGGGGAATTCAGCTTTCAGTTGGAGGGGAATCTCACTGTCCACGGCGTGACCAAGCCCGTCGTCTGGGACGTTCGTGCGACCGTCGACGGGTCGCGCATCACCGGGACAGCGACCACCACGGTGACGTTCGCCGACTTCGGCATGACGCAACCGCGTGTGCCGATCGTCCTGAGCGTGGAGGAGACGATCACCTTGGAGCTGGACTTCACGGTCGAACCGCAGTCATGA
- a CDS encoding alpha/beta hydrolase family protein, with amino-acid sequence MRRPARFTRRLLLLSSLGIAAACRNRPNPTQTPSLPSPTSSLGPGSTVTTAPRPSPFLQPTPSVTPTATPSSQPSPSPTLLPSPTPHPLAAYTIEGLRARQYRGGQIELLRTVTETDTYTYFHIRYPSDGLRITGGLHRPHGPGPFPVVILCHGYIPPDQYWTGADTIQAADELARRGYLCLAPDFRGWGGSDTGPNYFRTGIVIDTLELISSLSSLPEADPTRVGLWGHSMGGGLVAKAICIDDRIRAAVLYAPVSGWDLDNIRKWGNGARPDDPLGPLYAQAAQDETFLRSTSPLFHFHFVNCPVQIHVGTADTVTPPEWSRAIRDSLLLAGKRVEYFEYPGEGHAFSPPAWRQFIERTVLFYDRTLRTP; translated from the coding sequence ATGAGGCGGCCGGCACGATTCACGCGACGCCTGCTGCTTCTCTCCAGTCTCGGGATCGCGGCAGCCTGCCGCAACCGACCTAACCCAACGCAAACTCCCAGCCTGCCCTCTCCCACCTCCTCTCTCGGGCCGGGGTCGACGGTCACCACCGCACCCCGGCCCTCTCCTTTTCTCCAGCCGACACCGAGCGTCACACCGACCGCGACACCTTCATCCCAGCCGTCGCCGAGCCCCACGCTCCTCCCGTCACCGACACCGCACCCTCTCGCGGCCTACACCATCGAAGGCCTCCGTGCCCGCCAGTATCGTGGCGGCCAGATCGAACTCCTCCGTACCGTTACCGAGACCGATACCTACACCTACTTCCATATCCGTTATCCCTCCGATGGGCTGCGCATCACCGGCGGCCTGCACCGACCCCACGGTCCGGGACCATTTCCTGTCGTCATTCTCTGTCACGGGTACATACCGCCAGACCAGTACTGGACTGGTGCCGACACGATCCAAGCGGCCGATGAGTTGGCCCGCCGAGGCTACCTCTGCCTCGCGCCCGACTTTCGCGGCTGGGGTGGTTCCGATACCGGTCCCAATTATTTCCGGACCGGCATCGTCATCGATACCCTGGAGCTGATCAGCTCCCTCTCCTCTCTCCCTGAAGCTGATCCGACGCGCGTCGGTCTCTGGGGACACAGCATGGGCGGCGGGCTCGTGGCCAAAGCAATCTGTATCGACGACCGTATCCGCGCTGCCGTGCTGTACGCGCCTGTGAGTGGCTGGGATCTCGACAATATCCGCAAGTGGGGCAACGGTGCGCGCCCCGACGATCCGCTGGGGCCGCTTTACGCGCAAGCAGCTCAGGACGAAACGTTCTTGCGATCGACCTCGCCACTCTTTCACTTTCACTTCGTGAACTGCCCTGTCCAGATCCACGTCGGTACCGCCGATACCGTGACGCCGCCGGAATGGTCACGGGCTATTCGTGACAGCTTACTCCTCGCTGGGAAACGAGTCGAGTACTTCGAGTATCCCGGCGAGGGACACGCGTTCTCGCCTCCGGCGTGGCGACAATTCATCGAGCGTACCGTTCTCTTCTACGATCGCACCCTCCGCACACCCTGA
- a CDS encoding RNA polymerase sigma factor: protein MHLSETYRRIVQCGGIVRRANETAELEACSDELLVRRVADGDTRAFELLYDRYARPVYSLACRMLGDPSEAEELLQETFLRFWQQASRFEARRGSFGSWLMSIAHNLAIDTLRARRRRPQRADFVDLTTLPWHEIDQAASAHEAAEASELRDRVRRAMAQLPEPQRLAIELAYYAGLTHSEIAAVLGEPIGTIKTRLRLGMQKLQQLLREQPAERAP from the coding sequence ATGCATCTGAGCGAGACGTATCGTCGTATAGTCCAATGCGGTGGGATCGTTCGCCGGGCGAACGAAACCGCAGAGCTGGAAGCCTGCAGCGACGAGCTGCTCGTCCGGCGCGTTGCCGACGGCGATACCCGAGCTTTCGAGCTGCTCTACGATCGGTACGCTCGACCGGTCTATTCGCTCGCCTGTCGCATGCTGGGCGATCCCAGCGAGGCTGAAGAGCTGCTGCAGGAGACCTTCTTGCGGTTTTGGCAGCAGGCCTCACGGTTCGAGGCACGACGCGGCTCGTTCGGAAGCTGGCTCATGAGTATCGCACACAACCTCGCCATCGATACCCTCCGCGCTCGCCGGCGCCGCCCACAACGGGCGGATTTCGTGGACCTGACCACGCTCCCCTGGCACGAGATCGACCAGGCGGCGTCGGCCCATGAGGCAGCTGAAGCGAGCGAGCTCCGCGACCGGGTGCGTCGAGCGATGGCGCAGCTTCCCGAACCCCAGCGCCTGGCGATCGAACTCGCCTATTACGCTGGCCTCACCCACAGCGAAATCGCGGCGGTCCTGGGTGAACCGATCGGCACCATCAAGACGCGCTTACGGCTGGGAATGCAGAAGTTACAGCAGCTCCTGCGCGAACAGCCAGCGGAGCGTGCGCCATGA
- a CDS encoding anti-sigma factor domain-containing protein, with amino-acid sequence MTEPAPQVANCPDDLLPGYALGVLDPEELEVVEHHLARCARCRAVTAELRSTAQLLAFAPAPQPVPARARRRLRAELHLRQPASSLVAWLRRPAWLLATAATVLAAFFGWQLLQQQQVAQQRAQLASQADSQRRAVVQLLAQRDGLLIRLQGHGAARDAHGAIILDPSSNTALIAVEGLPRPAPGQAYVVWLVRGEDYRQAGILPIDEHGHAELFLSPREPLRLYDALAITLETNAQATSPNGQPVAVASLN; translated from the coding sequence ATGACCGAGCCAGCACCTCAGGTCGCCAACTGTCCGGATGATCTCCTTCCCGGCTACGCGCTCGGCGTCCTCGACCCTGAAGAATTGGAGGTGGTCGAGCATCATCTCGCTCGCTGCGCGCGCTGTCGTGCCGTCACTGCCGAACTCCGCTCGACAGCGCAGTTGCTCGCCTTCGCTCCCGCCCCCCAACCGGTCCCCGCTCGCGCTCGCCGTCGGCTCCGCGCCGAGCTTCACCTCCGGCAGCCCGCCTCGAGCCTCGTCGCTTGGTTGCGACGTCCTGCCTGGCTCCTGGCGACCGCCGCGACCGTTCTCGCTGCCTTCTTCGGCTGGCAACTTCTCCAGCAGCAGCAGGTCGCCCAGCAGCGTGCCCAGCTCGCTAGCCAAGCTGACTCGCAGCGACGCGCCGTGGTCCAGCTCCTCGCCCAGCGCGACGGTCTCTTGATCCGCCTCCAGGGACACGGAGCCGCCCGCGACGCGCACGGCGCGATCATTCTCGATCCGTCCAGCAATACCGCGCTGATCGCCGTCGAGGGGCTGCCCCGCCCGGCCCCCGGTCAAGCCTACGTGGTTTGGCTCGTCCGCGGGGAAGACTATCGTCAGGCGGGTATCCTGCCGATCGATGAACACGGTCATGCCGAACTGTTCCTCTCCCCACGCGAGCCGCTTCGTCTCTACGATGCCCTCGCGATCACGCTCGAGACCAACGCGCAGGCGACCAGTCCGAACGGCCAGCCGGTTGCGGTTGCCTCGCTCAATTAG
- a CDS encoding aminopeptidase produces the protein MTDPRIAKWARVLVDYSLAVQPEQLVVIGGTPLAAPLIREVYRLVLERGAHPVVQVALPGLAEIMFRVANDQQLTFVSPDERLGPEQADALLRILSESNTKALTGVDPARQQLHQRARTELRQTYLERAAAGKLAWCVTLYPTEAYAQDAEMALAEYEEFVLRAGFLDREDPVTAWREQSREQARIIDWLADKREIHVRAPDTDLRLSIAGRRFVNADGRKNFPDGEIFTGPVEDSVEGTIRFSYPSMVQGRQVEDIRLWFEGGRVVKATAARNEAFLHRMLETDEGARLVGEFAFGLNRSITRFTGNILFDEKIGGTLHLAIGAGYPETGSRNRSAVHWDMICDLRRDSEVWVDGQLFMKDGEILI, from the coding sequence ATGACTGATCCGCGGATCGCCAAATGGGCACGAGTGCTCGTGGACTACTCGCTCGCGGTGCAACCAGAACAGCTCGTCGTGATCGGGGGAACGCCGCTCGCTGCTCCCTTGATCCGCGAGGTCTATCGCCTCGTGCTGGAACGGGGTGCTCATCCGGTCGTGCAGGTCGCGCTGCCGGGACTCGCTGAAATCATGTTCCGCGTGGCGAACGACCAGCAACTCACGTTCGTGTCACCGGACGAGCGACTGGGGCCGGAGCAGGCTGATGCGCTCTTGCGTATCCTGAGCGAGAGCAACACCAAGGCGTTGACCGGGGTCGATCCAGCTCGCCAGCAGCTGCACCAACGGGCACGGACGGAACTGCGTCAGACCTACCTCGAGCGGGCAGCTGCTGGGAAGCTGGCCTGGTGCGTGACGCTCTATCCGACCGAGGCGTATGCGCAGGACGCGGAAATGGCGCTCGCCGAATACGAAGAGTTCGTCCTGCGGGCCGGCTTCCTCGATCGGGAGGACCCGGTAACGGCCTGGCGGGAGCAGTCGCGCGAGCAAGCGCGTATCATCGACTGGCTCGCGGACAAACGGGAAATTCACGTGCGGGCACCAGATACCGATCTCCGCTTGTCGATCGCTGGACGACGCTTCGTGAATGCCGATGGACGAAAGAACTTCCCCGACGGTGAGATCTTCACTGGGCCGGTCGAGGATTCCGTGGAAGGGACGATCCGCTTCAGTTATCCGTCGATGGTGCAGGGGCGGCAGGTCGAGGATATCCGGCTGTGGTTCGAAGGAGGCCGAGTCGTCAAGGCGACGGCGGCGCGGAATGAGGCGTTCTTGCATCGCATGCTGGAAACCGATGAGGGGGCACGCCTCGTCGGCGAGTTCGCCTTTGGGCTCAACCGATCGATTACCCGCTTCACCGGGAACATCTTGTTCGACGAAAAGATCGGGGGAACGCTCCACTTGGCGATCGGTGCTGGCTATCCCGAAACCGGGAGTCGCAACCGCTCGGCGGTGCACTGGGACATGATTTGCGATCTGCGGCGAGACAGCGAAGTGTGGGTCGATGGCCAGCTGTTCATGAAGGACGGAGAAATCCTGATCTAA
- a CDS encoding pilus assembly protein TadG-related protein — MRLVHPATRSSGWRKASPGQVLLLLALILLLLLGFSALAVDVAHAYAERRLLQNAVDAAALAGARALFEGRSPSEARTAAQQAFDGNLSANHDPGEGLTVTQFDVQVDPATRIVRVSARAAIERFFLGALYRGPWETNANAAARVGQKPTDYAFLALERDNPSTVNLIGNVSVRIIGGSAMSNGGMRCVGNGIFQADGTVDAALTFSQTGNCRFQAGQGVRSGLSPVDDPLADMPEPPRPTIPNPPGGPTVTCSSSGNTMTCPPGRYTSAITYSGNGTLSFSGGTYQFDRPVSFSGNGSVVLGPGFYYFDNGFSIGGNASVIMSPGTYVFQGSAFSLGGNVRLTLRGQPTPCTSSGQEFRLYFDQSSFAVQGNFDLVDVLPCDVLVYLRDSDFALTGNTDSNIPPGLYYFERGTFRLQGNQTVTGRDVLFYFGPGSAFDVVGNTRYQLSGVTDPRRLPYPGMQPGLVLFQARGNTATLRMVGNSGARVDGILYLPNGTLDLRGNASGTWARGQLIVNRFTTNGNTDIRIERVEHVVITRPTVWLVE, encoded by the coding sequence GTGCGCCTGGTCCATCCTGCAACTCGCTCGTCTGGCTGGCGCAAGGCATCGCCTGGCCAGGTCTTGCTCCTCCTCGCGCTGATCCTTCTCCTTTTACTGGGCTTCAGTGCACTGGCGGTCGACGTTGCCCACGCCTATGCCGAGCGTCGTCTCCTGCAGAATGCCGTCGATGCCGCGGCACTTGCTGGGGCGCGGGCCCTGTTTGAAGGGCGTTCGCCGAGCGAGGCACGGACAGCAGCCCAGCAGGCATTCGATGGCAACCTCTCCGCCAACCACGACCCTGGTGAAGGGCTGACTGTCACGCAGTTCGATGTCCAGGTCGATCCCGCGACGCGGATAGTGCGCGTCAGTGCGCGGGCGGCGATCGAGCGCTTTTTCCTCGGAGCTCTCTATCGCGGTCCTTGGGAAACGAACGCGAATGCAGCCGCTCGCGTCGGCCAAAAACCGACCGACTATGCTTTCCTCGCGCTCGAGCGCGATAATCCCTCTACCGTCAACCTGATCGGCAACGTGAGCGTGCGCATCATCGGTGGCAGCGCCATGTCCAACGGCGGCATGCGCTGCGTGGGAAACGGCATCTTCCAGGCCGATGGCACAGTCGATGCGGCACTGACTTTTTCCCAAACCGGTAACTGCCGATTCCAGGCTGGGCAAGGGGTTCGGAGTGGCCTGAGTCCGGTCGACGACCCGCTCGCCGATATGCCGGAGCCGCCTCGACCGACCATCCCCAATCCTCCCGGAGGCCCGACTGTCACCTGCTCATCCAGCGGCAACACGATGACCTGTCCACCAGGACGGTACACCAGCGCTATCACCTATAGTGGAAACGGAACACTCTCTTTCTCTGGCGGAACCTACCAATTCGATCGCCCTGTCAGTTTCTCAGGAAACGGATCGGTCGTCCTCGGCCCTGGTTTCTACTACTTCGACAACGGCTTTTCCATCGGCGGGAACGCTTCGGTCATCATGAGTCCCGGTACCTATGTCTTCCAGGGATCAGCATTCTCGCTCGGTGGGAACGTCCGTCTGACACTCCGGGGGCAACCGACCCCGTGTACGAGTTCCGGCCAGGAGTTTCGCTTGTACTTCGACCAAAGTTCGTTCGCTGTTCAGGGCAACTTCGACTTGGTCGATGTCCTCCCCTGCGACGTCCTCGTCTACCTGCGTGACTCCGATTTCGCGCTCACCGGCAATACCGACTCGAACATCCCTCCCGGCCTGTATTACTTCGAGAGGGGAACGTTCCGCCTCCAGGGCAACCAGACGGTCACCGGTCGCGACGTCCTCTTCTACTTCGGGCCAGGTTCAGCCTTCGATGTCGTCGGGAATACCCGTTATCAGCTCAGCGGCGTCACCGACCCGCGCAGGCTTCCTTATCCTGGTATGCAACCTGGTCTCGTCCTCTTTCAAGCCCGCGGAAATACCGCCACACTGCGCATGGTTGGCAACAGCGGCGCACGCGTGGACGGCATTCTCTACCTCCCCAACGGCACGCTTGATCTCCGCGGGAACGCTTCCGGGACCTGGGCACGGGGCCAGCTGATCGTGAATCGTTTCACGACGAACGGCAATACCGACATCCGCATCGAGCGGGTCGAGCACGTGGTCATTACCCGGCCGACCGTCTGGCTCGTCGAGTAG
- a CDS encoding TadE/TadG family type IV pilus assembly protein, protein MIEQRLRQPGQSLVEFALGLLVLLLVLAAVVDYGRLLYAGIALTNVAREGAHYGSLSSANATDSNGIRTAALTEYRATGLPLLFGSQPTITTSVTFQNGKPDAVRVTATLTVRTMLPVPLPVTGDRLSDQLVIRRTAEMRVLP, encoded by the coding sequence ATGATCGAGCAGCGTCTGCGCCAACCCGGTCAGTCGCTGGTCGAGTTCGCACTCGGCCTCCTCGTGCTGCTGCTCGTCCTCGCTGCCGTTGTCGACTACGGTCGGCTCCTCTACGCCGGTATCGCCCTGACCAATGTGGCCCGGGAGGGCGCGCACTACGGCTCCCTTTCGTCTGCCAATGCCACCGACAGTAACGGCATCCGTACCGCCGCGCTCACCGAGTACCGAGCGACCGGCCTTCCCTTGCTCTTCGGTAGCCAACCCACGATTACCACCAGTGTCACTTTCCAGAACGGGAAGCCGGACGCTGTCCGCGTGACTGCCACGCTCACCGTTCGCACCATGCTCCCTGTTCCGTTGCCCGTCACCGGTGATCGACTCAGTGACCAGCTGGTCATCCGCCGGACCGCCGAGATGCGAGTGCTGCCATGA
- a CDS encoding TadE/TadG family type IV pilus assembly protein — protein sequence MTHRARRGQNLVEFALVAPLLFLFIFGIIEFGWAFYVYSELTNAAREGARFAAVHGELCAQHPPCQPATAASVRAHLLPRLSIPDADQVTVQLDGSLTPGERVTVELAYPFRPLVGFAIPSAGLTMRTSSTMIVHY from the coding sequence ATGACGCACCGAGCACGTCGCGGCCAGAACCTCGTCGAGTTCGCACTCGTTGCCCCTCTCTTGTTTCTCTTCATCTTCGGCATCATCGAGTTCGGCTGGGCGTTCTATGTCTACAGCGAGCTCACCAATGCAGCCCGCGAGGGTGCGCGCTTCGCAGCCGTCCACGGCGAACTCTGCGCGCAGCATCCGCCCTGTCAGCCGGCGACCGCCGCGAGCGTCCGCGCTCACCTTTTGCCACGTCTCTCCATCCCTGATGCCGATCAGGTGACCGTCCAGCTCGACGGCTCCCTGACCCCTGGCGAGCGAGTCACTGTCGAACTCGCCTACCCCTTCCGTCCGCTCGTCGGTTTCGCGATTCCCAGCGCTGGTCTCACCATGCGCACCAGCAGCACGATGATCGTTCACTACTGA
- a CDS encoding pilus assembly protein TadG-related protein, with product MRHAARAQALPLLALLLVPLLGFAALGTDAAYLYAQRRLTQNAADAAALAGARELLARAATDSQVVLAATTYAAANGFPPPVPSDSISIIRPDTVRVRLERSVSLFFLPVLGTDSLRIAARATARITQAPGEYALLALEDLITDPGIYANGTTDIYVLGRGPSGHGASVRSNAAIDTRGTVTFIVDGCIDAAGMINQNGTWQYDCLNAELGDYVPDPLAGRVSAPPLSALRYDWRPDCTGYTGSLECRQLPPCAETVTLGPGLYRGLQLPRDLPRASGRGPCTQARIVKFTADPGSVPVVYLDNTTIQLGNTNTRLETQGVLLYVTGTGNLIDPKNGELHLEAPQSIPYPGGLAGMAVWIANCSLFDSQGNGEFYVRGLFYAPCSQVTMHGNPYGTAIEGQVIVRDLTIKGTSDFRVQYRKYVDTYRNTVVLVPNQPDSE from the coding sequence ATGCGTCACGCGGCCCGCGCTCAAGCACTCCCGCTCCTCGCGCTCCTGCTCGTCCCCTTGCTCGGCTTCGCTGCCCTGGGAACCGATGCCGCCTACCTCTATGCCCAGCGGCGACTCACGCAGAACGCGGCCGATGCAGCGGCCCTCGCCGGTGCCCGCGAGCTGCTCGCCCGGGCAGCGACCGATAGCCAGGTCGTCCTCGCAGCTACGACGTACGCCGCGGCCAATGGCTTTCCCCCGCCAGTCCCTTCCGACTCGATCTCCATCATCCGTCCCGATACCGTGCGCGTCAGGCTCGAGCGCTCAGTGTCGCTCTTCTTTCTCCCCGTTTTGGGCACCGACTCGCTGCGTATCGCTGCCCGCGCGACCGCCCGCATCACCCAGGCCCCTGGCGAATACGCGCTGCTCGCGCTCGAGGACCTGATCACCGACCCAGGCATCTACGCCAATGGAACGACCGATATCTATGTCCTCGGGCGAGGACCCAGCGGACACGGCGCCAGCGTTCGCTCCAACGCTGCCATCGATACGCGAGGTACGGTGACCTTCATCGTCGATGGCTGCATCGATGCTGCTGGCATGATCAACCAGAACGGCACCTGGCAATACGACTGTCTCAACGCGGAGTTGGGCGACTATGTCCCCGATCCCCTCGCCGGCCGCGTGTCAGCGCCGCCGCTCAGCGCGCTCCGCTACGACTGGCGCCCCGATTGCACCGGCTACACTGGATCCCTCGAATGTCGGCAGCTCCCACCTTGCGCGGAAACCGTCACTCTCGGCCCTGGCCTCTATCGTGGACTGCAGCTGCCCCGCGACCTCCCCCGCGCCAGCGGACGTGGACCCTGCACGCAGGCACGCATTGTCAAGTTCACCGCTGACCCAGGCAGCGTTCCAGTCGTGTACCTCGACAACACGACCATCCAGCTCGGCAATACCAACACCCGGCTCGAAACACAGGGTGTCCTCCTCTACGTGACCGGCACAGGCAACCTCATCGATCCCAAAAACGGCGAACTGCACCTCGAGGCACCGCAGTCGATCCCGTATCCCGGTGGCCTCGCCGGCATGGCCGTCTGGATCGCCAACTGTTCGCTCTTCGACAGCCAGGGTAACGGCGAGTTCTACGTCCGCGGGCTCTTTTACGCGCCCTGCTCGCAAGTCACCATGCACGGCAATCCCTACGGAACGGCCATCGAGGGTCAGGTCATCGTCCGTGACCTCACTATCAAAGGGACATCGGATTTCCGCGTCCAGTATCGGAAGTACGTGGACACGTACCGCAATACGGTCGTCCTCGTTCCCAACCAGCCGGACAGCGAGTGA